Within Flavobacterium pisciphilum, the genomic segment CGAGTTATATACATCCAGAGGATCATTCTTAGTGTTGTAAGAAACGATTTCTTCCCATAAGCTAGATCTTGTTTTTTTCTGAACAAAGACAGAGTCTAAGGTCATCGGAATCTCAGTTCGAGGAGTATTAACCAGTTGATCTATTTTCTTGTTTATTGTAATTATATTATTAAAATAATCACTAGCAGCAACTCTTATACTACTATCATCTGACAAAGCATTTATCAAGCTCCTTTTTACGTAAGGTCTAAATTTCAGGACAGGAATAATCGAATCATTTTTAATTGCAGTTGGGAAGTTTTTTTCTTTTTGAATAATGTTTTCATAAAATTCAGGAAGAACCACATCAGGAGTTATACCTATATATTGGTGGCTTTTTCCAGTTATTCGATAAAATTTATTAATTGTTATTTTCAAGAAATCAGTGTTTTTATCCTCATCCAATGATTGTATTGTTTGCATAGTCGCTTTGCCTAGCGTAGTACTTCCTAATAGCAAAGCGCGATTGTAATCCTGCATAATAGATGCAAAAAACTCACTAGCCGATGCTGTATTACCATTAACCAAAACAACAACAATACCTTTGTAGAGCATTCCTTTGTAAGGGTCGTTAATAACCGATTGTTCCTTTTTATTATCTACAACAATCGAGATAGGACCGCTATCGATAAACATTCCAGCTAGTTTTATAGCCTCTTCCATAGATCCACCACCATTATCGATTAAATCAATAACGAGGCCTTTGATGTTATCTTTCTGTAGTTTTATAATCTCTTTGGCAGTATCATCAGCACAACCTTTTCCGCTATTACCTTCTAAATCGGCATAAAAGCTAGGGATTTTTATATAACCAATCTTACTCTCTTTACCTATTATAAAACTAAAAACAGAGTTTTCTTCATCCTTCATGATTTGTTTTTCGATATAAACATCAAAACTTTTTCCTGAATTTCTTTTAAGTGTAAGTGTTATACTTTTGTTTGATTCAGATAAAATCATACTCGAAATGGATTCAAGTGTAGCGCACGAAACTTTTAAAGTTTCCTTTTGGTTAGAGATAGAGATAATTTGGTCCCCTTTCTTTATTTGGCCTGTTTGAAAAGCAGGGCCATTTGGATCCAATTCAGCAACAATAATTTCGTTTCTTTCATTCAGATTCACATTCATTCCTAATGATAAGTGTTCTTTAGATAGAGAAGCAACAAAGCTAGATTTTGAGTCATTGCTAAAATAAGCCGTATGAGGGTCAAAGTAAGTGCAGAAGTAATTGTATAGTTTCTCTTGAGGTTTTTTCTCCGTTTGCAAAAGAGTATTAATTCGACATATCTCATTATCGATAACTGACTTTTTATAAGTAGCTTCAAGAGATTTAAAATTTGTTTTAAGTGAGTCTAGATTGGAACTCACCTCAGCAATTTGATCTAAGATTTCATAACGCATTTTCTTGCGCCATACTTTCTCAACTTCGTTTTCCTTCATATATACGGGGAACGATTTTTTATAGAACCGAATCGTATCTTTTGCAGAATAATCAATAGGATCAGCTAAAATTTTTTGTAAAGCAACTTTATTTCTTATGAGACCATTTCTATATTTAGAAATAATGTCATTCAAGAAAGTGCAATCTTTATTGAGAATGAAATTGTCAATATTCAATCGGTATTTTTTGACAAGAGCATCATATTCTGACTTTAGGAGGATGTTTCTAGAAGAGTCTAGATCATCAATTAAGTTGTCAAAAACAAAAACCGATAGACTATCATCTACCGGTTTAGGTTGAATATGTTCGCTTTGAATAAGCGTATTTATTTTAGTTAAAACTTCACATGTAGAGTCACTATTTTGACCAAACAGAGAGAAACTAAGAAGCAGAAATACTAATGAAAAATTTTTCATAAATCGAGTATCAACATTTAAACTAAAATTACACTAATTTTTTTGATAAAACGAGTATAATCTCACTAAAATACTGATTCCGAAATAGAATCTAACCACAGATTAAATTGATTTCAATGATAAAACAGAGCTAATCATTTTAAGCTGTGGTATATAAGGTAAGCCTTAGTATAGTGCTTTTAAATATAAATTATTTTTTGTAGAAAGGTAATTTTGCCACTTTAGCAGGAACATCATTTTTTCTAATTCTAATAAAGATATCACTGTCTACAGCACTATTTGCAATAGTAACGTATCCTAAACCAATTCCAACGTTCATTGATGGAGACATAGTTCCAGAAGTAACAATTCCAATTACATTTCCAGATGCATCTACAATTTCATAACCTTGTCTTGGTACAGCACGTTCCTGCATTTCAAAACCAATAAGTTTTTTGGTAACACCAGCTTCTTTTTGCTTTTTAAGGTTTTCAGAGTTAGTAAAATCTTTAGTAAATTTTGTAATCCAACCCAATCCAGCTTCAAGTGGAGATGTAGTATCATCAATATCATTTCCGTATAAACAGAAGCCCATTTCTAAACGTAAAGTATCACGAGCCGCTAATCCAATTGGTTTAATACCAAAAGAGGCACCAGCTTCAAACACCTTATTCCAGATGTGTTCAACCTCATCATTTTTGCAATAAATCTCAAAACCACCAGAACCAGTATAACCAGTAGCCGAAATAATTACATTTTCAACACCAGCAAAAGTACCAACTTCAAAATGGTAATAAGGAATAGCAGATAAATCTACAGTAGTTAAACTTTGCATCGCTTCAACCGCTTTAGGACCTTGAATTGCTAATAAAGAGTAATCATCCGATAGGTTTTTCATCTCAGCACCAACATCATTGTGAGAAGAAATCCAATTCCAATCCTTATCAATATTCGAAGCATTTACAACAAGTAAATACTCTTCCTCTTTCATTTTATAAATAATCAAATCATCTACAATTCCGCCATCATTATTAGGTAAACAAGAATATTGAGCTCTACCAATAGTTAGTGTAGAAGCATCATTCGAAGTTACTTTCTGAATCAATGCCAAAGCATTTGGACCAGTCAACAAAAATTCTCCCATGTGCGAAACGTCAAAAACGCCAACACCAGTACGAACTGTTTCGTGTTCAGCATTTACACCTTCGTATAAAATAGGCATATTATAACCAGCAAAAGGTAGCATTTTCGCTCCCAAACCCTCATGTATGTGCGTTAGCGCAGTATTTTTCATTGTGTGTGTTTATAAAAGTGAATCGCAAATTTATTCAAAAAATATTGTAAACAAGTACTCAAAATTATAAAAGTCGCAAAGATTTGGAGCTATTTCCTGTTATTCGCTATATCTTTATGTTTTTAAAGAAAAAAGATTAGTAAAAAGCAAAGTTAAGCAAAACGATTAAATCCGTTGCTATACAATGTTTTATAAAGAAGTAGTCTTTATTTGGAACTCGGTGTCTGATAGGTTTTGGGTTTGAAATGACAAAGTTAAGTTACTAATTCGTTACCGATTAATAGAGGTTCCTTATTAGTTTAAACGGTTATATTTCAGTGTTTTGCACTTATTTTTATATTTCCTTGTAACTCAATGTAAATTAATTTTAAACATTAAACATTTGAGTTATGACGCAGACAAAAAAATCAACGTTCAAACTGCTTTTCTACTTGAAAAAGAACGAACTAAAAAAAAATGGTAATGCTCCAATTATGGCACGTATTACCATTGACGGAACACCTAAAACTTTTGGGACAAAGTTAGAAATTGACCCTAGCAATTGGGATCTAAAATATGGAAGAGTTGAGGGCAAAAGCGCAACAGCTTTAAATATTAATAAAAAGTTGGATAACATACGTGGGCGTATCGACAAAATTTATGAAGATATGCTGAAACACGAGGGCTTTGCTACTTCCCAAAAAGTAAAGCTCTCATTCTTGGGTGTTGGTGTAATGGATGATGCAATTCTAAAAGTCTTTAACGATAAAAATGAGGATTTTAAAAAATTGGTTGACAAGGAAGAACGTTCACAAAGCACCTACAACAAGTACATCACGGTTTATAATCATCTTACCACTTTTATCAAAGAACGCTATCATCGTGATGATATGGCCTTTCGGGAATTGACTGGAGATTTTATTAGGGAATTCGATTTTTATCTTCGGTACGATTTACAATCTACACATAATACGGTTTGGGTTTACACGATGCCCGTACTAAGTCTGGTAGAATTGGCTATAAAAAAAGGTTTGATACGTGATAATCCGTTTCAAGATTATGAAATTAATATGGAAGAAACCGACAGGGGTTATATTCTTAAAGAAGATGTAGAAAAACTGATGATGTGTGCACCGCCCCACCCACGGTATGAGCTTGTAAAAGATCTTTTTATTTTCAGTTGTTTTACCGGACTTGCTTATGCGGATATTAAAAAACTAACAAGGAACAATATTCAGTCTTTCTTCGATGGCCATCAATGGATCATCAGCAGAAGAAAGAAATCTGATATTGCGTCCAATGTTCGGTTAATGGAAATCCCTAAACGCATCATTGAGAAATATCAAGGTACGACAAGGAATGAATTTATCTTCCCCGTTCCCACCAATGTAACCTGCAATACTCACGTAGGTAAATTGATTGTCGAAGCGGAAATCATTACGGAGCAAAAGGTAACTTTTCACACGGCAAGACATACTTTCGGAACAATGTTTTTGACCGAGGGCGTACCTCTTGAAAGCCTTAGCAAAATGATGGGGCATAAAAACATTTCCACAACACAGATTTATGCTAAAATTACCAGCCAAAAGATTAGTAAGGATATGGATTTGGTAGCTCCTAAATTTAAGGAGATTGAAGAAGCGTTTTTACAGGTTATATAGTTAATCACAATTTGATAATTACGAGCAGAACTTAACGGTTCTGCTTTTTTTATGCCCATATTTTATAGCCAAAGCACATTTACTTCGCTCTGCTATTCCCTTTCTGTAAAAGAGCTTTTCGGCTACTTCTGGAACAGAAGATTAAAAAATGTTGCCATCTACGCCTCCCACACAAATACAATTTTTTAATCCTCTATTAGTGTGGCTTTGATAGCCCCACCGCTTTAAAAAAGTGTTTTAAAAATTCAGCGAATTGGAAGTGTTATTTCAATTCACTGTAAACCATTTCTCAATGCCATCTTCTTAGCTTCCACATTCATTTTTATCCAAAGACCCGTATGCTTTTTGTCCCATTTCAAGAGCAAAGGTATTTCCGTGTTCTTAACGCATCACAAAGGTCAAGCAAGTTTGGAAAATAATCTCCACCCGTTGGGTAGTATTTTTTTCCAAAACCTTGGTGATGCTAAACACGAACCTTTTATGCTCGTGAAACGAAACATAGCATACTCCGGCTCTTTACACGAATAAAAAAAATGTCAGATACGAAAATTAAAAGCATTGAAAATGGTAATGAAACGAAACAGCACCTCCTCTCATTGCCGAATA encodes:
- the gcvT gene encoding glycine cleavage system aminomethyltransferase GcvT — protein: MKNTALTHIHEGLGAKMLPFAGYNMPILYEGVNAEHETVRTGVGVFDVSHMGEFLLTGPNALALIQKVTSNDASTLTIGRAQYSCLPNNDGGIVDDLIIYKMKEEEYLLVVNASNIDKDWNWISSHNDVGAEMKNLSDDYSLLAIQGPKAVEAMQSLTTVDLSAIPYYHFEVGTFAGVENVIISATGYTGSGGFEIYCKNDEVEHIWNKVFEAGASFGIKPIGLAARDTLRLEMGFCLYGNDIDDTTSPLEAGLGWITKFTKDFTNSENLKKQKEAGVTKKLIGFEMQERAVPRQGYEIVDASGNVIGIVTSGTMSPSMNVGIGLGYVTIANSAVDSDIFIRIRKNDVPAKVAKLPFYKK
- a CDS encoding S41 family peptidase, with protein sequence MKNFSLVFLLLSFSLFGQNSDSTCEVLTKINTLIQSEHIQPKPVDDSLSVFVFDNLIDDLDSSRNILLKSEYDALVKKYRLNIDNFILNKDCTFLNDIISKYRNGLIRNKVALQKILADPIDYSAKDTIRFYKKSFPVYMKENEVEKVWRKKMRYEILDQIAEVSSNLDSLKTNFKSLEATYKKSVIDNEICRINTLLQTEKKPQEKLYNYFCTYFDPHTAYFSNDSKSSFVASLSKEHLSLGMNVNLNERNEIIVAELDPNGPAFQTGQIKKGDQIISISNQKETLKVSCATLESISSMILSESNKSITLTLKRNSGKSFDVYIEKQIMKDEENSVFSFIIGKESKIGYIKIPSFYADLEGNSGKGCADDTAKEIIKLQKDNIKGLVIDLIDNGGGSMEEAIKLAGMFIDSGPISIVVDNKKEQSVINDPYKGMLYKGIVVVLVNGNTASASEFFASIMQDYNRALLLGSTTLGKATMQTIQSLDEDKNTDFLKITINKFYRITGKSHQYIGITPDVVLPEFYENIIQKEKNFPTAIKNDSIIPVLKFRPYVKRSLINALSDDSSIRVAASDYFNNIITINKKIDQLVNTPRTEIPMTLDSVFVQKKTRSSLWEEIVSYNTKNDPLDVYNSTVNRFLLGIHPTEKTMNQYQINNLKTNPYLNEAVNIINDFNAAR
- a CDS encoding site-specific integrase, with the translated sequence MTQTKKSTFKLLFYLKKNELKKNGNAPIMARITIDGTPKTFGTKLEIDPSNWDLKYGRVEGKSATALNINKKLDNIRGRIDKIYEDMLKHEGFATSQKVKLSFLGVGVMDDAILKVFNDKNEDFKKLVDKEERSQSTYNKYITVYNHLTTFIKERYHRDDMAFRELTGDFIREFDFYLRYDLQSTHNTVWVYTMPVLSLVELAIKKGLIRDNPFQDYEINMEETDRGYILKEDVEKLMMCAPPHPRYELVKDLFIFSCFTGLAYADIKKLTRNNIQSFFDGHQWIISRRKKSDIASNVRLMEIPKRIIEKYQGTTRNEFIFPVPTNVTCNTHVGKLIVEAEIITEQKVTFHTARHTFGTMFLTEGVPLESLSKMMGHKNISTTQIYAKITSQKISKDMDLVAPKFKEIEEAFLQVI